A region of Granulibacter bethesdensis DNA encodes the following proteins:
- a CDS encoding ammonium transporter, translating into MGSRKLGLGAAAAALPLFAAMPAWADTPKIDSGDTAWMLISSVIVLMMTVPGLGLFYAGMVRKKNILATMMQAFSAAAVLSIVWMVAGYSIAFGTGNAYVGDMSRFLLNGIADHIVKGSDAPMAGMTIPESLFMFFQMTFAIITPALIAGAFADRMKFSAYLVFIVLWSLIVYSPVAHWVWASNGWLAGMGAADFAGGTVVHINAGVAGLVCALVLGKRYGYGRDDMSPHDLSYALIGASLLWVGWFGFNAGSAGSAGGRAAMAAVATQLGAAGAAIGWIVVEWIVRGKPTVLGALSGAVAGLVAITPAAGFVLPGPAVLIGLIAGAICFWGATSLKHMLGYDDSLDAWGVHGIGGITGALLTGIFAYGPLSATDASPTGVVGGIPQLIIQAKAVGITLVWSGVMTFILLKIIDVVIGLRVTQEEEVEGLDVTLHGERLG; encoded by the coding sequence ATGGGGAGCCGCAAGCTGGGGCTGGGTGCCGCCGCTGCGGCACTGCCACTTTTCGCGGCTATGCCCGCCTGGGCTGATACGCCGAAGATCGACAGCGGTGATACCGCGTGGATGCTGATCAGCAGTGTGATCGTGCTGATGATGACCGTTCCGGGTCTTGGCCTGTTCTATGCCGGCATGGTGCGCAAGAAGAACATTCTGGCGACGATGATGCAGGCCTTTTCCGCGGCCGCCGTGCTGTCCATTGTGTGGATGGTGGCTGGCTACAGCATCGCTTTCGGTACGGGCAATGCCTATGTCGGTGACATGTCCCGCTTCCTGCTGAACGGCATTGCCGACCATATCGTCAAGGGCAGTGATGCGCCTATGGCAGGCATGACGATCCCGGAATCTCTTTTTATGTTCTTCCAGATGACCTTCGCGATCATCACGCCAGCGCTGATCGCCGGTGCGTTTGCGGATCGTATGAAGTTCAGTGCCTATCTGGTGTTCATCGTCCTGTGGTCGCTGATCGTCTACAGCCCTGTTGCACACTGGGTCTGGGCGTCGAATGGCTGGCTGGCCGGCATGGGGGCGGCTGACTTCGCCGGCGGGACGGTCGTGCATATCAATGCCGGTGTGGCCGGTCTGGTCTGTGCGCTCGTGCTTGGCAAGCGCTATGGCTATGGCCGTGATGATATGTCACCGCACGATCTCTCCTACGCTCTGATCGGTGCCTCCCTGCTGTGGGTGGGCTGGTTCGGCTTCAATGCCGGTTCTGCCGGCAGCGCAGGTGGTCGTGCTGCGATGGCGGCTGTTGCTACCCAGTTGGGTGCCGCCGGTGCGGCGATTGGCTGGATCGTGGTGGAATGGATTGTCCGTGGCAAACCGACCGTGCTGGGCGCGCTTTCCGGTGCTGTGGCCGGTCTGGTCGCCATCACCCCGGCCGCTGGCTTCGTGCTGCCTGGCCCGGCTGTGCTGATCGGCCTGATCGCTGGTGCCATCTGCTTCTGGGGCGCTACCAGCCTGAAGCACATGCTCGGCTATGATGACAGCCTTGATGCCTGGGGTGTCCATGGTATCGGTGGCATTACCGGCGCCCTGCTGACCGGTATTTTCGCCTACGGCCCGCTTTCGGCGACGGATGCGTCTCCCACCGGTGTGGTCGGCGGCATTCCGCAGCTGATCATTCAGGCCAAGGCTGTTGGTATCACTCTGGTCTGGAGTGGCGTGATGACCTTCATCCTGCTCAAGATCATTGATGTCGTCATCGGCCTGCGTGTAACGCAGGAAGAGGAAGTCGAAGGTCTCGACGTTACGCTCCATGGCGAACGTCTGGGCTGA
- a CDS encoding P-II family nitrogen regulator: MKLIVAVIKPFKLDDVREALTPLGVQGLTVTEVKGFGRQKGQTEIYRGAEYHVSFLPKVKIEVAVPASLAEQVVEAIMKAANTGKIGDGKIFVLDIERAVRIRTGELDADAL, encoded by the coding sequence ATGAAGCTGATTGTGGCTGTTATCAAGCCCTTCAAGCTCGACGATGTGCGGGAAGCACTGACGCCGCTTGGCGTGCAGGGGCTGACCGTGACGGAGGTCAAAGGATTTGGCCGTCAGAAAGGCCAGACTGAAATCTATCGTGGGGCGGAATATCACGTAAGTTTTCTGCCGAAGGTAAAGATTGAGGTTGCTGTTCCTGCCAGCCTTGCCGAACAGGTGGTCGAAGCCATCATGAAAGCGGCGAATACCGGCAAGATCGGTGACGGCAAGATCTTTGTGCTCGATATCGAACGCGCAGTTCGCATCCGCACCGGAGAACTGGATGCGGACGCGCTGTAA
- a CDS encoding UbiH/UbiF/VisC/COQ6 family ubiquinone biosynthesis hydroxylase yields the protein MPPSSEDTLLEADLCIVGAGPVGGTLACRLAAAGLRVAIIDKASLPPMEHPAFDGRAYAIAAGVRNFLAEAGLWDLLPDVPCPIHGIRVSDGKVGRPASPLHLHFDHAETGQDSTSDQAFGWMVEARALRRALNQRLHDDPSIHLFAPAEYDIQRTEEGVSIHITPQGQTPVQLRCALVIAAEGRQSPLRQQAGIRVTKLGYDQIGMVCAVAHEHPHNNIALEHFLPGGPFAQLPMSGLADTPHISAIVWTERGAVAQRLAVLDDERYTRELQRRLGNHLGTIRLLGRRWSYPLSALHAHRYYDTRLLLVGDAAHGIHPIAGQGLNLGFRDAMTLADMLIEAHQTGQDLGNTLLLTAYQAARRPANLAMLLATDALDRLFSTDRRPVRLARDLGIAAVHRLRPLKQFFMRQAMG from the coding sequence ATGCCGCCTTCTTCTGAAGACACCCTGCTGGAAGCCGATCTCTGCATCGTAGGGGCTGGTCCGGTGGGTGGGACTCTCGCCTGTCGGCTGGCGGCTGCCGGCCTGCGTGTTGCGATCATTGACAAAGCGTCCTTGCCGCCCATGGAGCATCCGGCCTTTGATGGCCGAGCCTATGCGATTGCTGCCGGGGTCAGGAATTTTCTGGCTGAGGCAGGACTCTGGGATCTTCTGCCGGATGTACCCTGCCCCATTCACGGCATACGTGTATCGGATGGCAAGGTTGGACGCCCGGCCTCACCGCTGCATCTGCATTTCGACCATGCGGAAACAGGACAGGACAGCACCAGCGATCAGGCCTTCGGCTGGATGGTGGAAGCCCGCGCCCTGCGCCGCGCGCTGAACCAGCGGCTGCATGATGACCCGTCGATCCATCTGTTTGCCCCTGCCGAATATGACATACAGCGCACGGAAGAAGGTGTGAGCATCCATATCACCCCACAAGGCCAAACGCCCGTGCAGCTTCGCTGTGCGCTGGTCATCGCCGCGGAAGGGCGGCAAAGCCCGCTGCGACAGCAAGCCGGTATCCGGGTCACGAAGCTGGGATATGACCAGATCGGCATGGTCTGCGCCGTGGCACACGAGCATCCGCACAACAACATTGCTCTGGAGCATTTTCTGCCCGGCGGCCCCTTCGCCCAGCTACCGATGAGCGGCCTGGCTGACACCCCCCATATTTCGGCCATCGTCTGGACCGAACGGGGGGCCGTTGCACAGCGTCTCGCTGTACTGGATGACGAGCGTTACACGAGGGAATTACAGCGTCGGCTGGGCAACCATCTGGGCACCATCAGACTGCTGGGCCGCCGCTGGAGCTATCCACTCAGTGCTCTGCATGCACATCGTTACTATGATACGCGCCTGCTGCTGGTGGGCGACGCCGCTCACGGTATTCATCCTATTGCCGGGCAGGGCCTGAATCTCGGCTTTCGGGATGCGATGACACTGGCCGATATGCTGATCGAGGCACATCAAACCGGGCAGGATTTGGGGAATACGCTCCTGCTCACCGCCTATCAGGCGGCACGTCGCCCCGCCAATCTTGCCATGCTGCTGGCAACCGACGCGCTGGACCGCTTATTCAGCACTGATCGACGTCCAGTCCGGCTGGCACGCGATCTCGGGATTGCAGCGGTACACCGCCTGCGCCCGCTGAAGCAGTTTTTCATGCGGCAGGCGATGGGATAA
- a CDS encoding phosphoribulokinase, translating to MSERHPIISVTGSSGAGTTSVRNIFDHIFRREGIHAAYVEGDAFHRYDRDEMKRQADRAMRQGNPHFSHFGPEANLLKQLENLFHQYGTTGTGQTRHYIHDFDEAAQFGQPPGTFTEWEPLPEDTDLLFYEGLHGALVSDGVNTAAPADLKIGVVPVINLEWIQKIHRDRSARKYSTEQVMETILRRMPDYVHYICPQFTHTDINFQRVPTVDTSNPFIARAIPSADESIVVIRFRDPRGIDFPYLLSMIAGSSMSRANSITIPGAKLELAMQLILTPIILQLVDRGRQAR from the coding sequence ATGTCTGAACGTCATCCCATCATTTCCGTCACCGGCTCCTCCGGCGCTGGCACGACCTCCGTGCGCAATATTTTCGACCATATTTTCCGTCGGGAAGGCATTCACGCTGCCTATGTCGAAGGGGATGCGTTCCACCGTTATGACCGGGACGAAATGAAGCGGCAGGCAGACCGCGCCATGCGTCAGGGCAACCCGCATTTCAGTCATTTCGGCCCGGAAGCAAACCTGCTGAAACAGCTTGAAAACCTGTTTCACCAATATGGGACGACCGGTACCGGGCAAACCCGGCACTATATCCATGATTTCGATGAGGCCGCCCAGTTCGGCCAGCCCCCCGGCACATTTACGGAATGGGAGCCACTGCCGGAAGACACCGATCTGCTGTTCTATGAAGGGCTGCATGGCGCGCTGGTGTCGGATGGCGTCAATACAGCTGCCCCCGCCGACCTCAAGATCGGTGTGGTGCCGGTCATCAATCTGGAATGGATCCAGAAAATTCACCGCGACCGCTCGGCCCGGAAATACTCCACCGAACAGGTCATGGAGACAATCCTGCGACGCATGCCGGATTACGTGCATTATATCTGCCCGCAATTCACGCATACGGACATCAACTTTCAGCGCGTACCAACAGTTGATACCTCCAACCCGTTCATCGCCCGCGCCATTCCAAGCGCCGATGAATCCATCGTGGTCATCCGGTTCCGCGATCCGCGCGGAATCGACTTTCCCTATTTATTATCGATGATCGCGGGCAGTTCCATGTCGCGGGCCAATTCCATCACCATACCCGGCGCCAAGCTGGAACTGGCGATGCAATTGATTCTGACACCGATCATCCTGCAACTGGTGGATCGGGGTCGGCAGGCGCGATAA
- a CDS encoding AAA family ATPase: MSEIEPIIDLQKELENAGVREVLEALDQEMIGLAPVKSRLREICALLLVDNVRRRHGLMSEAPSLNMAFTGNPGTGKTTVAARMAGVLYRLGFTSRDRLVSVTPDDLLSDTIGQTAQRTKDAITRAAGGVLLIDQAHFLLRGDNGFGQEALEILLQVMERPEAEVVFILTGYTREMQLLYSSMAGIRSRIAHHIEFPDYDEEELLDIAEAMLMRQNYRFSDSGREAMIRFIAQRRTEPFFGNGRTIRNALDIARLRQANRLVAIGGQVTPAQLQTLEAPDVLGERLFAHPAPSSLSGSDNRA; this comes from the coding sequence GTGTCTGAAATCGAGCCGATCATCGATCTGCAAAAGGAACTGGAAAACGCCGGTGTGCGGGAGGTGCTGGAAGCACTCGATCAGGAAATGATCGGCCTGGCACCAGTGAAAAGTCGCCTGCGGGAAATCTGCGCCCTGCTGCTGGTCGATAATGTCCGTCGCCGTCATGGGCTGATGAGCGAAGCGCCGAGCCTGAACATGGCGTTCACCGGCAATCCCGGCACCGGCAAGACCACTGTCGCCGCCCGAATGGCGGGGGTGCTGTATCGTCTGGGTTTCACCAGCCGCGATCGCCTGGTCAGTGTGACGCCGGATGATCTGCTGTCAGACACGATCGGCCAGACCGCCCAGAGAACCAAGGATGCCATCACCCGCGCAGCCGGCGGCGTGCTGCTGATCGATCAGGCGCATTTCCTGTTGCGGGGTGATAACGGTTTCGGCCAGGAAGCGCTGGAAATCCTGTTACAGGTGATGGAGCGCCCGGAAGCCGAGGTGGTGTTCATCCTGACCGGATACACCAGAGAAATGCAGCTTCTGTATTCCAGCATGGCGGGCATCCGCAGCCGTATCGCCCATCATATCGAATTCCCCGATTACGATGAGGAAGAATTACTGGACATCGCCGAAGCAATGCTGATGCGCCAGAATTACCGTTTCAGCGACAGCGGACGGGAGGCCATGATCCGCTTCATCGCTCAACGACGCACAGAACCGTTCTTCGGCAACGGCCGCACCATCCGTAACGCGCTGGATATCGCCCGTCTGCGGCAGGCCAACCGTCTGGTTGCCATTGGCGGGCAGGTTACTCCCGCCCAGCTTCAGACCCTTGAAGCCCCGGACGTGCTGGGGGAACGGCTGTTTGCCCATCCCGCGCCTTCCTCCCTCTCCGGTTCTGATAACCGGGCCTGA
- the rpe gene encoding ribulose-phosphate 3-epimerase gives MTTTSSEIIIAPSILSADFARLGAEVSDVIDAGADWIHVDVMDGHFVPNITIGPAVVQALRPLTDRVLDTHLMIAPADPYLEAFAKAGSDIITIHAEAGPHVDRSLAHIRQLGKQAGVAICPGTPESAIEYVLDRLDLILVMTVEPGFGGQSFIPAMVEKIRRVRAMIGHRPIRLEVDGGITPDTIRACVEAGADTFVAGSAVFKGNRDAYASAITALRANARG, from the coding sequence ATGACGACCACTTCTTCCGAGATCATCATCGCCCCCTCGATCCTGTCCGCCGATTTCGCCCGGCTTGGGGCGGAGGTGAGCGATGTCATCGATGCAGGTGCTGACTGGATTCATGTGGATGTGATGGACGGGCATTTTGTACCGAACATCACGATCGGCCCCGCGGTGGTCCAGGCATTGCGGCCACTGACTGATCGCGTGCTGGATACACATCTGATGATCGCCCCCGCCGATCCGTATCTGGAGGCGTTTGCCAAGGCAGGCTCCGACATTATCACCATCCATGCCGAAGCCGGTCCGCATGTGGATCGTTCGCTGGCGCATATCCGCCAGCTCGGCAAGCAGGCCGGGGTTGCGATCTGCCCCGGCACACCGGAAAGCGCCATTGAATACGTGCTGGACCGGTTGGACCTGATTCTGGTGATGACAGTCGAACCTGGCTTCGGGGGACAGAGCTTCATCCCGGCCATGGTCGAGAAAATCCGCCGCGTCCGCGCCATGATCGGCCACCGCCCGATCCGGCTGGAGGTTGATGGCGGCATCACCCCCGATACGATCCGCGCCTGTGTGGAGGCCGGGGCCGACACTTTTGTCGCCGGATCGGCGGTGTTCAAGGGCAACCGCGACGCTTATGCCAGCGCCATCACCGCCTTACGGGCCAACGCACGCGGCTGA
- the dnaQ gene encoding DNA polymerase III subunit epsilon: protein MSRSVLFDTETTGFDPLTGDRILEIAALELFNDLPTGNTFHTLIDPCRDVPEEATRVHGFTAEMLRGKPLFADIVEDLLAFFGHDPLIAHNAPFDFNFLNAEFARLGKPKLDPARMIDTLVMAKARFPGMPNSLDALCRRFSIDLSQRTTHNALLDCKLLAEVYIELTGGRQRGLGLTEAERAAAVAEYEHSASRVPRPIIPDEATLAAHEAFIDRLKDPVWRME, encoded by the coding sequence ATGAGCCGGTCCGTTCTGTTCGATACGGAGACAACCGGCTTCGACCCCCTCACCGGGGATCGCATCCTGGAAATCGCCGCGCTGGAACTGTTCAATGATCTGCCGACCGGTAACACCTTTCATACCTTGATTGATCCGTGCCGTGACGTGCCGGAGGAAGCGACGCGGGTGCATGGCTTTACGGCCGAGATGCTGCGGGGAAAGCCTCTGTTCGCTGATATCGTGGAGGATCTGCTGGCTTTTTTCGGCCATGATCCGTTGATTGCGCATAATGCGCCGTTCGACTTCAACTTTCTGAACGCCGAATTTGCGCGGCTGGGGAAGCCGAAGCTCGATCCTGCCCGGATGATCGATACGCTGGTCATGGCAAAAGCCCGTTTTCCGGGCATGCCGAACAGTCTGGATGCGCTCTGCCGCCGCTTCAGCATCGACCTGTCCCAGCGCACCACCCATAACGCGCTGCTCGACTGCAAGCTACTGGCGGAGGTCTATATAGAGCTGACCGGAGGCCGTCAGCGCGGGCTGGGGCTGACGGAGGCCGAGCGTGCGGCAGCCGTTGCGGAGTATGAGCATTCCGCCAGTCGTGTGCCGCGTCCGATTATACCGGATGAGGCAACGCTGGCGGCCCATGAAGCCTTTATCGACCGGCTGAAAGACCCGGTCTGGCGGATGGAGTAA
- the coaE gene encoding dephospho-CoA kinase (Dephospho-CoA kinase (CoaE) performs the final step in coenzyme A biosynthesis.), with protein sequence MEMRVIGLTGGMGAGKSTVAHMMRRMGMPVFDADAAVHRLQAPGGAALPAIAARFPQAVRQDSATGHARLVLDRPALRRIVSASPDALSVLEAIMHPLLRKQAQRFLHQARRRQKRAVVLDVPLLFEAGWDRLCDAVIVVTAPPPVQIARIRARRAMSAEEVRALLRRQMPDQERRRRADHIIRTGLNRHETRRQLLSVLRKMKAHD encoded by the coding sequence ATGGAAATGAGGGTGATCGGACTGACGGGCGGCATGGGGGCCGGGAAATCGACCGTTGCCCATATGATGCGCCGTATGGGAATGCCGGTTTTCGATGCCGATGCCGCCGTGCATCGGCTTCAGGCACCGGGAGGGGCCGCCCTGCCAGCGATTGCCGCCCGGTTTCCTCAGGCAGTGCGGCAGGATAGCGCCACCGGTCATGCGCGGTTGGTGCTGGACCGGCCCGCCTTGCGGCGGATCGTTTCGGCATCTCCGGATGCGCTTTCAGTATTGGAAGCGATCATGCATCCGCTGCTGAGGAAACAGGCGCAGCGTTTTCTGCATCAGGCTCGGCGGCGGCAGAAACGGGCAGTGGTGCTGGATGTGCCCCTGCTGTTCGAGGCCGGATGGGATCGGCTATGTGATGCGGTGATCGTGGTCACAGCGCCGCCCCCTGTGCAGATTGCCCGTATCCGGGCGCGGCGTGCCATGAGTGCGGAGGAGGTACGCGCCTTGCTGCGGCGTCAGATGCCGGATCAGGAGCGTCGCCGCCGCGCCGATCACATCATCCGCACCGGGCTGAACCGCCATGAAACCCGCCGCCAATTGTTGTCTGTCCTGAGAAAGATGAAAGCCCATGATTGA
- a CDS encoding shikimate dehydrogenase, whose protein sequence is MTSSIVSASPCFGLSGSARLAGVIGWPVRHSRSPKLHGHWLARYRIDGAYVPLAVAPERFETAVRGLVACGFRGANVTIPHKQAALALCDEVEDQARLAGAVNTLVFENDRIIGSNTDGYGFVANLFDHGIDPAAGPALLFGAGGAARGIAAALSALVPVALCARRDEAAAELAALLPNTSAVPWSRRQDVLKEYTLVVNTTAAGMDGHPALEIDLSRAPDGLAVADIVYTPLETPLLHAARLRGLPVAEGLGMLLHQARPGFRSWFGVEPEVDDALRTAVLAG, encoded by the coding sequence ATGACATCCTCGATCGTTTCTGCCTCTCCCTGCTTTGGCCTGAGCGGATCAGCCCGTCTGGCCGGTGTGATCGGCTGGCCGGTCCGGCACAGCCGGTCTCCGAAACTTCATGGGCACTGGCTGGCGCGCTATCGCATTGACGGAGCCTATGTACCGCTGGCCGTGGCGCCGGAGCGGTTTGAAACCGCGGTGCGGGGGCTGGTCGCCTGTGGTTTTCGTGGGGCCAATGTCACTATTCCTCACAAGCAGGCGGCGCTTGCCCTGTGTGATGAGGTAGAGGATCAGGCGCGCCTGGCTGGTGCGGTCAATACGCTGGTGTTCGAAAATGACCGTATTATCGGCAGCAATACGGACGGGTACGGGTTTGTCGCCAATCTGTTTGATCACGGTATCGATCCCGCAGCCGGGCCTGCCCTGCTGTTCGGTGCCGGGGGGGCGGCACGTGGCATTGCTGCGGCTCTGAGTGCATTGGTGCCGGTGGCACTCTGTGCTCGCCGTGATGAGGCGGCCGCAGAACTGGCGGCGTTGCTGCCCAATACGTCTGCCGTGCCGTGGTCCCGGCGGCAGGATGTGCTGAAGGAATATACGCTGGTGGTGAATACCACCGCGGCGGGTATGGATGGGCATCCGGCGCTGGAGATCGATCTGTCACGCGCACCGGACGGGCTGGCCGTGGCGGACATCGTTTATACGCCGCTGGAAACGCCCTTGCTGCATGCGGCCCGTTTGCGTGGATTGCCTGTCGCTGAGGGGCTGGGCATGCTGCTGCATCAGGCGAGGCCGGGTTTCCGGTCCTGGTTCGGCGTGGAACCGGAGGTCGATGATGCGCTCCGCACGGCGGTACTGGCCGGCTAG
- a CDS encoding MFS transporter, whose protein sequence is MTVFQHISDDGEAAGASSPADRRSRIGLDLFVFFVANLQTGFGPFIAVYLASHRWTQTDIGLALSVGTFASMLSQLPGGWAVDAMPQKRLAAFLPTIAMTFCALLFAFFPGRLPIMLAELLHGFATCMLVPAIAAMSLAMVPASRIGERFGRNARWGSIGNGLAAGAMGLIGTYISNRAVFILTALLTLPALLSLSMIRPARERAEGVQATEKTRGVPLRVVFTDRRLLIFAACSALFQLSNAALLPLVGGSATERNGPDASMIIAACIVVPQIVVALFSPWVGRAADRVGRRAVLLIGFLALPIRALLFAGISNDWFIVPLQMLDGVSAAVFGVLMPLIVADITYGSGRFNLSVGMVGLAGGIGATISTTMAGAVSDRFGLSAAFLVLSLAGAAGAALVRFGMPETGKPVGKNAQAAAKPVA, encoded by the coding sequence GTGACGGTTTTTCAGCATATCTCTGATGATGGGGAGGCTGCCGGGGCATCGTCTCCGGCAGATCGGCGCAGCCGGATCGGCCTGGATCTGTTTGTTTTTTTCGTGGCCAATCTCCAGACCGGGTTCGGGCCGTTCATTGCGGTGTATCTGGCGTCGCATCGCTGGACCCAGACTGATATCGGGCTGGCATTGAGTGTCGGTACATTTGCCTCGATGCTCAGCCAGCTGCCGGGGGGATGGGCGGTGGATGCCATGCCGCAGAAACGGCTGGCTGCCTTCCTGCCGACCATCGCGATGACCTTTTGCGCCCTTCTGTTCGCGTTTTTTCCCGGACGCCTGCCGATCATGCTGGCCGAGTTGCTGCATGGTTTTGCCACCTGCATGCTGGTGCCTGCGATTGCGGCAATGTCACTGGCGATGGTGCCTGCATCGCGAATCGGCGAGCGGTTCGGGCGCAACGCCCGCTGGGGGTCGATCGGTAACGGGCTGGCGGCCGGGGCGATGGGGTTGATCGGTACCTACATCTCCAATCGCGCGGTGTTTATCCTGACGGCGTTGCTGACCCTGCCTGCCTTGCTCTCCCTGTCGATGATCCGTCCTGCCCGGGAGCGTGCGGAAGGGGTGCAGGCCACCGAAAAGACACGTGGTGTGCCGCTGCGCGTTGTGTTCACCGACCGGCGGCTGCTGATTTTTGCGGCATGCTCTGCCTTGTTTCAGCTTTCCAATGCGGCCTTGTTGCCGCTGGTTGGCGGTTCCGCTACCGAGCGCAACGGCCCTGATGCCAGCATGATTATTGCCGCCTGTATTGTGGTGCCACAGATCGTGGTGGCGCTGTTCTCGCCCTGGGTTGGCCGGGCGGCAGATCGGGTTGGTCGTCGGGCGGTGCTGCTGATCGGATTTCTGGCGCTGCCCATACGGGCCCTGCTTTTTGCCGGGATCAGCAATGACTGGTTTATCGTGCCGCTTCAGATGCTGGATGGGGTGAGCGCCGCGGTGTTCGGTGTGCTGATGCCGTTGATTGTAGCGGACATCACCTATGGTTCGGGACGGTTCAATCTGAGTGTCGGAATGGTCGGGCTGGCCGGAGGAATCGGTGCTACGATCAGCACCACGATGGCTGGCGCCGTCTCGGACCGTTTTGGCTTGTCGGCGGCTTTTCTGGTGCTGTCGCTGGCGGGGGCTGCCGGTGCGGCACTGGTGCGGTTCGGCATGCCGGAAACCGGAAAGCCGGTCGGGAAGAATGCGCAGGCCGCTGCAAAACCTGTCGCTTGA
- a CDS encoding PRC-barrel domain-containing protein, whose translation MKGLNAAIMGVMVLLWQAAPVRGETTQDAASPPTPAAMPQPSSGQADSPSVPWPHPDPQPELPKGLALSPLEPEPTAPEAIVMPKAPTRHVSSKVAQGVLGQEVHDTDGKSIGRMADVIVDAKGVPVAALIDVGGFLGVGDRRIAIEWKQLAFAPDNPQRSIVLKMTTDELKSAPEYKDGEGGAVLTPSETVPPAAQKDHPDGPGDSSAPDQNGRSSDQSGQPPPASSASPPASSSAPPAAGDAAGHP comes from the coding sequence ATGAAAGGTCTGAATGCTGCGATCATGGGGGTGATGGTGCTGCTGTGGCAGGCCGCCCCGGTCAGGGGGGAGACGACGCAGGATGCGGCATCCCCCCCCACCCCCGCTGCCATGCCTCAGCCGAGTTCAGGTCAGGCTGATTCACCCTCTGTCCCGTGGCCGCATCCCGACCCTCAGCCCGAGCTGCCGAAGGGGTTGGCGTTATCTCCCCTGGAGCCGGAGCCCACTGCGCCGGAGGCCATTGTCATGCCGAAAGCGCCGACCCGTCATGTATCCTCGAAAGTGGCGCAGGGCGTACTGGGGCAGGAGGTGCATGACACGGATGGCAAAAGCATTGGCCGTATGGCGGATGTGATTGTCGATGCGAAAGGCGTGCCTGTCGCGGCGCTGATTGATGTCGGCGGATTTCTGGGGGTGGGAGACCGGCGGATTGCTATTGAGTGGAAGCAGCTTGCCTTTGCACCGGACAATCCGCAGCGCAGCATTGTGCTGAAGATGACGACGGATGAGCTGAAATCTGCCCCGGAATACAAGGATGGTGAAGGGGGTGCGGTGCTGACGCCCAGTGAAACCGTACCGCCTGCTGCACAGAAAGATCATCCGGATGGACCGGGTGATTCATCTGCACCCGACCAGAATGGGCGCAGCTCTGATCAGTCCGGCCAGCCACCGCCAGCGTCGTCTGCATCTCCGCCCGCTTCTTCTTCTGCACCGCCTGCGGCGGGTGATGCGGCTGGCCATCCCTGA